CGCCGTTCCTACCGCCCTACGGCCCGTACCGTCCTCAGCCGGCCGTGCCGTACAGCCGGTCGCCCGCGTCGCCCAGCCCCGGCACGATGTACCCGTGCTCGTTGAGCCGCTCGTCGATCGCCGCGGTGACCACCGTGACCGGCCGCCCGGCCAGCTCGCGCTCCATCACCGCGACGCCTTCGGGCGCGGCCAGCAGTACCACGGCGGTGACGTCGGTGGCGCCCCGGTCGAGCAGCATCCGGATCGCCGCGACCAGGGTGCCGCCGGTGGCGAGCATCGGGTCGAGGACGTAGATCTGCCGCCCGGAGAGGTCGTCCGGCATCCGGGTCGCGTAGGTCGACGCCTCCAGCGTCTCCTCGTTGCGCACCATCCCGAGGAAGCCGACCTCGGCGGTGGGCAGCAGCCGGGTCATGCCGTCGAGCATGCCGAGGCCGGCCCGGAGGATCGGGACGACCAGCGGGCGCGGGTAGGAGAGCCGGGTGCCCCGGGTGACGGCGACCGGGGTGGTGATCTCGACCGTGTCGGTACGGACGTCCCTGGTCGCCTCGTACGCGAGCAGGGTCACCAGCTCGTCGGTGAGCCGCCGGAAGGTCGGCGAGTCCGTGCGCTCGTCGCGCAGGGTGGACAGCTTGTGGGCGACCAGCGGGTGGTCGACGACGTGGAGACGCATGACACCAACGGTAACGGGCGCGA
This is a stretch of genomic DNA from Kitasatospora fiedleri. It encodes these proteins:
- the upp gene encoding uracil phosphoribosyltransferase, yielding MRLHVVDHPLVAHKLSTLRDERTDSPTFRRLTDELVTLLAYEATRDVRTDTVEITTPVAVTRGTRLSYPRPLVVPILRAGLGMLDGMTRLLPTAEVGFLGMVRNEETLEASTYATRMPDDLSGRQIYVLDPMLATGGTLVAAIRMLLDRGATDVTAVVLLAAPEGVAVMERELAGRPVTVVTAAIDERLNEHGYIVPGLGDAGDRLYGTAG